Proteins encoded by one window of Lathyrus oleraceus cultivar Zhongwan6 chromosome 1, CAAS_Psat_ZW6_1.0, whole genome shotgun sequence:
- the LOC127115474 gene encoding sirohydrochlorin ferrochelatase, chloroplastic — protein MSSSSLFILVLLFFCINFSASEIGPIDGVIIVDHGSTFSEASTMLNEFVKMFRNKTGYKIVEPAHLVSAKPTIGDAFQSCVQQGARRVIINPFILSFGKDFSETIPSLSAEAAKQHPGVSYIITPPLGLDQLFIDVVNDRVNSCLKSVGEDSNECSVCDGNGKCNLRP, from the exons ATGTCTTCCTCTTCTCTTTTTATTTTGGTGCTTTTATTTTTCTGTATTAATTTTTCTGCAAGTGAAATTGGTCCTATTGATGGAGTGATAATTGTGGATCATGGATCAACTTTCAGTGAAGCCAGTACCATGCTAA ATGAATTTGTGAAGATGTTTAGAAACAAAACTGGATACAAGATTGTGGAGCCTGCTCATCTG GTATCTGCAAAACCGACTATTGGAGATGCTTTTCAATCATGTGTTCAACAAGGTGCGCGTCGCGTTATTATCAATCCATTTATCCTCTCTTTTGGGAAGGATTTTAGTGAG ACTATTCCTTCTTTGAGTGCAGAAGCTGCAAAACAACACCCCGGTGTGTCTTACATCATTACTCCACCACTCGGACTCGATCAACTATTTATT GATGTTGTGAATGATAGGGTCAATTCTTGTTTGAAGTCTGTTGGTGAAGATTCAAATGAGTGTTCAGTTTGTGATGGGAATGGAAAATGCAATCTCCGTCCCTAA
- the LOC127119238 gene encoding putative germin-like protein 2-1, with translation MKSSYLFLTAFLALASCALAFDPSPLQDFCVAINDTKNGVFVNGKFCKDPKLATANDFFFSVKEGNTSNSLGSKVTPVTVNEILGLNTLGISLARIDFAPRGLNPPHTHPRGTEILIVLEGTLYVGFVTSNPQNRLITKVLNKGDVFVFPIGLIHFQLNVGYGNAVAIGGLSSQNPGVITIANAVFGSNPEISSEVLTKAFQVDNKIVDNLQKQFWFDNN, from the exons ATGAAGAGTAGTTACTTGTTTTTAACAGCCTTCTTGGCCTTAGCATCTTGTGCCTTAGCATTTGATCCCAGCCCTCTACAAGATTTTTGTGTAGCAATCAATGACACAAAGAATGGTG TGTTTGTTAATGGAAAATTCTGCAAAGATCCAAAACTCGCTACTGCAAATGATTTCTTTTTCTCAGTGAAAGAAGGAAACACGTCGAATTCACTTGGTTCAAAAGTGACACCAGTTACTGTTAATGAGATATTAGGATTAAACACTCTTGGTATTTCTCTTGCTCGCATTGACTTTGCACCTAGGGGACTAAATCCTCCACATACTCATCCAAGAGGTACTGAGATTCTTATAGTTTTGGAGGGTACTCTCTACGTTGGTTTTGTTACTTCTAACCCACAAAATCGTCTCATCACTAAAGTACTTAACAAAGGAGATGTGTTTGTGTTTCCTATTGGTCTCATTCACTTCCAGTTGAATGTGGGATATGGAAATGCAGTTGCCATTGGTGGACTTAGCAGTCAGAATCCAGGAGTTATCACAATTGCTAATGCTGTATTTGGTTCTAATCCAGAAATTTCATCAGAAGTTCTTACAAAGGCTTTTCAAGTTGACAATAAGATAGTTGACAATCTTCAGAAACAGTTTTGGTTTGACAACAACTAG